The window GATACTGTTTTCTAGAAACAGTAATCTTAACCAAGACTAGTATGATTTAAGCAGAACTCGCAGGTTATTGGCAGAGTTTTGGGCATTTTGGTTGATGATAGCTATTTTTACTAAATTAGAGAGATTATGCTCTAAAAGTGGCAGAAATATTTTCCACAATTGTGTATACTAACGAGCCGCAAAAGTGATTGAGACAATAGGAGTTTAAGAAACAGAATGATGATTGCGATCGCTGGTTTCTAGCTGTTTAATTTTCATCTGTAAATCAAATTCTTCATGACTGACTATTGTTTCTAAATTGGCTATTCTTTGCTCTAATAGTTCTAATTGCTGTGGTTGTAAAGCACCAGCAGGCGATTTTTTCTCATCATTCCGCCAAATAGCGATCGTTCCGGCTGTAGCACTACCAAGAGCAGCTAAAGGTAACAACGCTCCACTTCTCGTCACAGCCGAAAGCGGAATACAAACTGTTAAAATACACACTGTGATTCCCCAAATTCTCGTGGTAGATATTACTCTGATATCTTGCGATGTGTTGGTCATCTGTCGTTCTCTATATAGAGTTACTTGCTAGAATCGCACGATCGCCAGCAAAAATACCTCCTACGATGGGATTAAGTAAAAATACTCTACTGCATTTTAAGTATTAAAAATAACTCCAATATAAAAGTAGGTTGGGTGGAGCGATAGCGAAATCCAACAAGATGAAGATATAGCAGTCCTATTTGATGTGTGAATAACGGAGACAGGGGAGACAGGGGAGACAAGGGGGACAAGGGGGACAAGGAAGACAAGGTAGAGATGTTTGTCAATCATTGAGGATACATACTGAGTTGCGGTTTCATCTCAGCCTCAAGAATGTTCACAATTTGATACAATCCCTGGAGCAGAAGTAATTTAGTAGTTCCGCAATTCGTTATGACAAGTGAATCATATATTTTTCTGGCTGGGGCAAGTCGTGGTGTTGGCAGAGAAATCGCCAACTGTTTAACAGCACAACAACTCAAAGTCAAAGCACTGTTGAGAACTGAAACGGCTGCGACTGAATTACAAGCAACGGGTGTCAAGACAATTTTGGGTGATGCGATGAATGTTAGTGATGTGGAAGCAGCTATGCTCACTAATGAACCCATCCACACTGTTATTAGTACTATTGGCGGTTTACCGACAGATACAGAAAAACCAGATTACCCGGCGAATAAAAATCTCATTGATGCAGCTATCAAAGCCAAAGTCCAAAAATTTATTTTAGTGACTTCCATTGGGACTGGTAATAGTGTTGGCGCATTATCTCCCCAAGCATTGGCGGCGCTGCAATCAGTTTTAGTCGAAAAAGACAAAGCTGAACAATATTTAATTGCCAGTGGACTCACATATACTATTATTCGTCCTGGTGGATTGAAAACAGAACCAGCCACAGGTAATGGCGTTTTAACTGAGGACACAAGCATTGTTGGCAGTATCCATCGTGCGGATGTGGCGCAATTAGTTTGTCGTTGTTTCAATAACAATCGCACCAATAATAAAATTTTGTCAGCAGTAGACAAAAATATGCTATTCGGACAAATAAAATTTGCCCCATTTAGTTTAGATTAGGGAATCGGCAAGATAGCGCCAGAAATTGATATGCTAAAAACCGAGACCAGTGAAGCAAAGCAGAAATAATATTAGAAAATCTTACCTCCTGCCTCCTGCCTTACTTCGGCTACGCTCAGTAACCTCCTGCCTTCATAATCATTTTTGCAAACAATGCCTGCGCCTACTATCACTCCAACGATCGCCTCTTTTCCCTTGACTGCCGTAGTCGGTCAAGAAGCGATAAAATTAGCCTTGCTGTTAGCAGCAGTCGATCCTGGTTTGGGAGGAGTGGCGATCGCAGGTCGTCGCGGTACGGCAAAATCTGTCATGGCGCGTGCTATTCACGCCTTACTCCCGCCAATTGAAGTTGTTCCCGATTCGATTAGCAACTGCGATCCCACCCGCCCCGAAGAATGGGACGATTTACTGTTAGCCGAATACGCCGAGAAAGATATTCAGGATATCCCTACACAAATTATTCCTGCGCCCTTTGTCCAGATTCCTCTCGGTGTTACAGAAGACCGACTTTTAGGTTCTGTAGATGTGGAACAATCGGTGAAGCAAGGGGATACAGTTTTTCAGCCTGGGTTACTCGCCTCTGCTAACCGGGGTGTGCTGTATGTAGACGAAATCAATTTATTAGATGACCAAATTTCCAATCAACTTTTAACAGTATTATCTGAAGGGCGCAACCAAATTGAGCGCGAAGGTATTAGTGTTCAACATCCTTGCAGAGCATTATTTATTGCTACCTACAACCCCGAAGAAGGCGCACTACGGGAACATTTACTGGATAGAATTGCGATCGCCCTCTCGGCTGATGGTGTACTCGGTTTAGATCAACGAGTAGAAGCAGTAGA is drawn from Aulosira sp. FACHB-615 and contains these coding sequences:
- a CDS encoding SDR family oxidoreductase, with the protein product MTSESYIFLAGASRGVGREIANCLTAQQLKVKALLRTETAATELQATGVKTILGDAMNVSDVEAAMLTNEPIHTVISTIGGLPTDTEKPDYPANKNLIDAAIKAKVQKFILVTSIGTGNSVGALSPQALAALQSVLVEKDKAEQYLIASGLTYTIIRPGGLKTEPATGNGVLTEDTSIVGSIHRADVAQLVCRCFNNNRTNNKILSAVDKNMLFGQIKFAPFSLD